In Ruminococcaceae bacterium BL-6, a genomic segment contains:
- the dppB gene encoding dipeptide transporter; membrane component of ABC superfamily (Evidence 2a : Function from experimental evidences in other organisms; PubMedId : 7536291; Product type t : transporter), producing the protein MFKYIVKRILMLIPVLLGVSVIVFLIMRVFSPDPAPIVLGQHATVESANAWREANGLNDPIYLQYFKFLKGALTGDLGTSYFTKTPVTSEIFSRFPATIELAICAIIFAAIFGVLIGAVSAVKKNSLFDHAGMVLALVGVSMPIFWLGILLIILFSGVLQILPSGTRIDPLLQPMGGTGFYLIDTLASGDMEAFWDTVRHLILPSLALGMYSMAIIARMTRSSMLETLNQDYIRTARAKGISKGKVIRKHALRNAMIPVTTVIGLQLGSLLGGAVLTETVFSWPGIGNYTVQCILKSDFPVVQGVVLLVAFLFVLINLAVDILYAFLDPRIKFSKKEG; encoded by the coding sequence ATGTTCAAATATATTGTAAAACGCATTCTGATGCTGATCCCCGTGTTGCTGGGGGTCTCCGTCATTGTGTTTTTAATCATGAGAGTGTTCTCTCCAGACCCGGCGCCGATCGTTTTGGGGCAGCATGCAACTGTGGAGAGCGCCAACGCGTGGCGTGAAGCCAACGGCCTGAACGACCCGATCTATCTTCAGTATTTCAAGTTCCTCAAGGGCGCCCTGACGGGGGACCTAGGAACCTCTTACTTTACAAAGACGCCGGTGACGTCCGAGATCTTTTCGCGGTTTCCCGCCACCATCGAGCTTGCAATCTGCGCTATTATTTTCGCCGCCATTTTCGGCGTGCTGATCGGCGCCGTGTCCGCTGTGAAGAAGAATTCGCTCTTTGACCACGCCGGAATGGTGCTGGCGCTCGTCGGCGTTTCCATGCCGATCTTCTGGCTCGGCATCCTGCTGATCATCCTGTTTTCCGGCGTGCTGCAGATCCTGCCTTCCGGCACGCGGATCGACCCGCTGCTGCAGCCGATGGGCGGCACCGGGTTCTACCTGATCGACACGCTCGCTTCGGGCGATATGGAGGCGTTCTGGGATACGGTAAGGCACCTGATCCTTCCTTCGCTCGCGCTCGGCATGTATTCGATGGCCATCATCGCGCGGATGACCCGTTCCAGCATGCTGGAAACGCTGAACCAGGACTACATACGCACGGCACGCGCGAAGGGGATTTCCAAGGGCAAGGTCATCCGCAAGCATGCGCTGCGCAACGCCATGATCCCCGTCACGACGGTCATCGGCCTGCAGCTCGGCTCGCTTTTGGGCGGCGCGGTGCTGACCGAAACGGTTTTCTCGTGGCCCGGCATCGGGAATTACACCGTTCAGTGTATTCTGAAGTCGGACTTCCCCGTCGTGCAGGGCGTCGTGCTTCTCGTCGCGTTCCTCTTCGTGCTGATCAACCTTGCGGTGGATATCCTTTACGCGTTCCTCGATCCCCGCATCAAATTCTCCAAGAAGGAAGGGTAG
- a CDS encoding Dipeptide-binding ABC transporter, periplasmic substrate-binding component (TC 3.A.1.5.2): MMKSKRILAAVLAAVMAVVPLASCSGGKTASSGKENGKTAASDTIIYAQGADPRGLDPALVDDGESGKIIVNIYEGLLKYNKDSTKVEPSLAESWDVSKDGLSYTFHLRKGVKFQDGTDFNAEAVKYNIDRQLPDKATEDMSYAGFVYGAVKDVEVVDENTVKINLKTPSTPFLNNLAMCMAAPIISPTALKKYNNNVNEHPVGTGPYTFVSWTKSQNVVLTRNDNYWGDKAKIKNVIFKFIPDNSARVVALNNGEADLIDGIDSTVVDQIKQGGGQIFQSPGMSTNYLASNVTKSPTKDVEVRKAIAQAINVPELVKSLYKGYAETATSILPTFMAGYDKSISQVAYDPDAAKKAFAAKGITSLHMITYTNPRPYNPANGQALAEAVMGYLDKVGVKCQLDSYDWATYKEKIKAGDYDVCFYGWIGDNGDPDNFMNLLSDQDPTMNVARYNNSKFNEGIQKAVAMPEGDERSKAYTDLEKMAAADAVWVPISHATNLIAYRPNVKGFVYHMTGVIFLSQATKG, encoded by the coding sequence ATGATGAAAAGCAAGAGGATCCTTGCCGCCGTTCTGGCGGCTGTGATGGCCGTTGTCCCGCTGGCTTCGTGCTCCGGCGGGAAAACCGCGTCGTCGGGGAAGGAAAACGGCAAAACCGCGGCGAGCGACACGATTATCTATGCCCAGGGCGCGGACCCGAGAGGACTCGACCCGGCTTTGGTGGATGACGGCGAATCCGGAAAAATCATCGTGAACATCTACGAGGGCCTTTTAAAGTATAACAAAGATTCCACCAAGGTGGAGCCAAGCCTTGCGGAAAGCTGGGATGTCAGCAAGGATGGCCTTTCTTACACCTTCCACCTGAGAAAGGGCGTCAAGTTCCAGGATGGGACCGATTTCAACGCCGAGGCGGTGAAATACAACATCGACCGCCAGCTCCCCGACAAAGCCACCGAGGACATGAGCTACGCGGGATTTGTGTACGGCGCGGTGAAGGATGTTGAGGTTGTCGACGAAAACACCGTGAAAATCAACCTGAAAACGCCTTCCACCCCGTTCCTGAACAATCTTGCCATGTGCATGGCCGCGCCGATCATCAGCCCCACGGCGCTGAAGAAATATAACAACAACGTCAACGAGCACCCCGTGGGCACCGGCCCGTACACCTTTGTCAGCTGGACCAAGAGCCAGAACGTCGTCCTGACCCGCAACGACAATTACTGGGGCGATAAGGCCAAGATCAAGAACGTCATCTTCAAGTTTATCCCCGACAACTCCGCCAGGGTGGTTGCCCTGAATAACGGCGAAGCGGACCTGATCGACGGGATCGATTCCACGGTCGTCGACCAGATCAAGCAGGGCGGCGGACAGATTTTCCAGTCGCCCGGCATGAGCACAAACTACCTTGCGAGCAACGTCACGAAAAGCCCGACCAAGGATGTCGAGGTCCGCAAGGCGATTGCCCAGGCGATCAACGTGCCCGAGCTGGTGAAGAGCCTTTACAAGGGCTATGCCGAGACGGCGACCTCCATTCTTCCGACCTTTATGGCGGGCTATGACAAGAGCATTTCGCAGGTGGCCTACGACCCGGATGCGGCGAAGAAGGCCTTCGCGGCAAAAGGCATCACTTCCCTGCATATGATCACCTACACCAACCCGAGGCCTTACAACCCCGCGAACGGCCAGGCGCTTGCCGAGGCAGTCATGGGGTACCTTGACAAGGTGGGCGTGAAGTGCCAGCTCGATTCCTACGATTGGGCGACCTACAAGGAAAAGATCAAGGCCGGCGATTACGACGTCTGCTTCTACGGCTGGATCGGCGACAACGGCGACCCGGACAACTTCATGAACCTGCTGTCCGACCAGGACCCGACGATGAACGTCGCGCGCTACAACAACTCCAAGTTCAACGAGGGCATTCAGAAGGCGGTTGCGATGCCGGAGGGCGACGAGCGCAGCAAAGCTTACACTGATCTTGAAAAGATGGCGGCGGCCGACGCGGTTTGGGTGCCGATCTCCCACGCGACGAACCTGATCGCCTACCGGCCCAACGTGAAAGGCTTCGTCTACCATATGACGGGCGTCATCTTCCTGTCACAGGCGACGAAAGGCTGA
- a CDS encoding Amino acid decarboxylase — protein sequence MTPLYTALLEHKRKNRSPFHTPGHKSSPLALPPDLLSLDYTELPDTDSLYEADGPILAAEQAAARLFGVPRTLFSAGGCTLCIQAMLRLAAPYGGKVVFGRVLHRSAVSAMALLGLDPVWVTPRADAGDGLPGRIAADDVEGALRRNPDAKAVFLTSPDYYGVLSDIRAISAVCRAHGVPLLVDNAHGTHLRFLKRDLHPVSLGASASACSAHKTLPVLTGGAWLNLADRSLIPGAKEAMALFGSTSPSYPVMASLDLCRAWLEKHGRAAFSALEERVGRVRRLAEQSGFPSPEGPCDPVRLTLRTAKAGIRGTDAAEQLRERGVEPEFADAAQVVLIPSPFNTEGDFARLERALPALRRGGELPVPAALPPLPEAAVSPREAVFAPHEEISLSRAVGRVAADIACPCPPGVPAVMPGEKITAAAAEFLSGYGFFTVKVIK from the coding sequence ATGACGCCGCTTTATACCGCCCTTCTGGAGCACAAACGGAAAAACCGCTCCCCGTTTCATACGCCGGGCCACAAAAGCTCGCCGCTGGCGCTGCCCCCCGATCTTCTGTCGCTGGACTACACCGAGCTGCCGGACACTGACAGCCTGTATGAGGCGGATGGCCCCATCCTCGCCGCCGAACAGGCGGCGGCGCGCCTGTTCGGGGTCCCGCGCACTTTGTTTTCCGCGGGGGGATGCACGCTCTGCATCCAGGCCATGCTCCGCCTGGCGGCCCCGTACGGCGGAAAGGTGGTCTTCGGCAGGGTCCTCCACCGAAGCGCCGTTTCCGCCATGGCCCTGCTGGGCCTCGACCCCGTGTGGGTGACGCCGCGCGCCGACGCCGGCGACGGCCTTCCTGGCAGGATCGCGGCGGATGACGTCGAGGGTGCCCTTCGCCGGAACCCGGACGCAAAGGCCGTTTTTCTGACCAGCCCGGACTATTACGGCGTGCTTTCCGACATCCGGGCGATTTCCGCCGTCTGCCGCGCGCACGGCGTTCCCCTGCTCGTGGACAACGCGCACGGAACGCACCTGCGCTTTCTGAAGCGGGACCTTCACCCCGTCTCGCTGGGGGCCTCCGCCAGCGCCTGCTCCGCGCACAAGACCCTGCCGGTGCTCACCGGCGGCGCATGGCTCAACCTGGCGGACCGCTCCCTCATCCCGGGCGCAAAGGAAGCGATGGCACTGTTCGGCTCCACCAGCCCGTCGTACCCCGTCATGGCGTCGCTCGACCTTTGCCGCGCATGGCTGGAAAAGCACGGCCGCGCGGCTTTCTCCGCCCTGGAGGAACGGGTCGGCCGAGTGCGGCGGCTGGCGGAGCAGAGCGGCTTTCCCTCCCCCGAAGGGCCGTGCGACCCGGTGCGCCTCACCCTCCGCACGGCGAAAGCCGGAATCCGCGGGACGGATGCCGCCGAACAGCTGCGCGAACGCGGCGTGGAACCCGAATTTGCGGATGCGGCCCAGGTGGTGCTGATCCCTTCCCCTTTCAATACGGAGGGGGATTTTGCCCGTCTGGAACGCGCTCTGCCCGCCCTGCGGCGCGGCGGGGAGCTTCCGGTGCCCGCCGCCCTTCCGCCGCTGCCGGAAGCCGCCGTTTCCCCGCGCGAAGCCGTTTTCGCGCCGCACGAGGAAATTTCCCTTTCGCGGGCGGTCGGCCGGGTCGCGGCGGACATCGCGTGCCCCTGCCCTCCCGGAGTCCCGGCCGTGATGCCGGGCGAAAAAATCACCGCCGCGGCCGCGGAGTTTTTAAGCGGGTATGGCTTTTTTACGGTAAAAGTGATAAAATAA
- the darA gene encoding signal transduction receptor, cyclic di-AMP binding (Evidence 2a : Function from experimental evidences in other organisms; PubMedId : 10913081, 25433025, 31061098; Product type rc : receptor): MKLILAIVSSDDSSTVQSALTKKKFPVTRLATTGGFLKAGNTTFIVGVNDDKVDEVIAEISKHSSRRTQIVPSTTTMDTGLYSSFPVEVTVGGSTIFVLNVDRFEKV, from the coding sequence ATGAAACTGATTCTTGCGATCGTCAGCAGCGACGACAGCTCCACCGTACAGTCGGCCCTGACGAAAAAGAAATTCCCCGTGACCAGGCTCGCCACCACCGGCGGCTTTCTGAAGGCCGGGAACACCACGTTCATCGTGGGAGTGAACGACGACAAGGTTGACGAAGTGATCGCCGAAATATCCAAGCACAGCAGCCGCCGGACGCAGATCGTGCCAAGCACCACCACAATGGACACGGGCCTGTATTCCTCCTTCCCCGTGGAAGTGACGGTGGGCGGCTCCACCATTTTTGTCCTGAACGTGGACCGATTTGAGAAGGTATGA
- a CDS encoding ATP-binding protein, which produces MIFEDFDGNDKVKDRLSRAFAQGRIPHAIILDGPPGSGKRTLAGILAKAAVCTAAGERPCGVCAGCIKAKAGSHPDIAAVGGGAAARSIHVEAIRRIRSDAYIRPNEAEHKVYCLFSAETMSEQAQNALLKVLEEPPAGVLFILTCVSASALLATIRSRASIFTLEPPRGEAADQKAAALAAEIVRNITAPGEMELLISTAPLVRDKDLFRSVLDCLSLLMRDACVLRAGGTAAAGEPAAEGLAAALTRDRLLSLNGLCAETRRRLEQNANSALLVTAFCADLRAAAGR; this is translated from the coding sequence ATGATTTTTGAGGATTTTGATGGAAACGATAAGGTAAAGGACCGGCTTTCCCGCGCGTTCGCGCAGGGCCGCATCCCGCACGCCATCATTCTGGATGGCCCGCCCGGGAGCGGGAAGCGCACGCTGGCGGGGATCCTCGCAAAAGCGGCGGTCTGCACCGCCGCGGGGGAGCGCCCGTGCGGCGTGTGCGCGGGATGCATCAAGGCGAAGGCGGGCTCACACCCGGATATCGCGGCGGTGGGCGGCGGCGCGGCGGCAAGATCAATCCATGTGGAAGCGATCCGCCGCATCCGCAGCGACGCCTATATCCGCCCGAACGAGGCGGAGCACAAGGTCTACTGTCTGTTTTCGGCGGAAACCATGTCGGAACAGGCGCAGAACGCGCTGCTGAAGGTGCTGGAGGAGCCGCCTGCCGGGGTGCTGTTCATCCTCACCTGCGTTTCGGCATCCGCCCTTCTCGCGACGATCCGCTCGCGTGCTTCGATCTTCACGCTGGAGCCTCCCCGCGGGGAGGCGGCCGACCAAAAAGCCGCGGCGCTGGCCGCCGAAATCGTGCGGAACATCACCGCGCCGGGCGAAATGGAGCTTCTGATCTCGACCGCTCCCCTCGTCAGGGACAAGGACCTGTTCCGCTCCGTGCTGGACTGCCTGTCCCTTCTGATGCGCGACGCCTGCGTGCTGCGGGCCGGCGGCACGGCCGCCGCCGGGGAGCCCGCAGCGGAAGGCCTCGCGGCGGCGCTGACGAGGGACCGGCTTCTTTCCCTGAACGGGCTGTGCGCCGAAACGCGGCGGCGGCTCGAACAAAACGCAAACTCAGCCCTGCTCGTCACCGCGTTCTGCGCGGACCTTCGCGCGGCGGCAGGGCGCTGA
- the ricT gene encoding subunit of a sporulation, competence and biofilm formation regulatory complex of RNaseY (RicAFT complex / FAD / two [4Fe-4S]2+) (Evidence 2a : Function from experimental evidences in other organisms; PubMedId : 12270811, 23490197, 26434553, 27501195, 28295778; Product type r : regulator) produces the protein MAEVIGVRFKNVGKVYYFDPDGTALKKGDKVIVETTRGVECGEVAMENREISDENIVQPLKKLIRAATKDDLKKLAENHLREKSAFHICCKKIADHKLEMKLVDVEYTFDNSKILFYFTADGRVDFRELVKDLASVFRTRIELRQIGVRDEAKMLGGLGICGRPFCCATFLGGFQPVSIKMAKEQGLSLNPVKISGTCGRLMCCLKYEQEAYSDLLRTTPKVNAVVSTPEGRGTVISQNLLTGILQVRLDKAPDAAPRTFHAKDVKVIRDSQIRVNKEELDQLKSLEKE, from the coding sequence ATGGCAGAAGTGATCGGCGTCCGATTCAAGAACGTCGGAAAAGTCTATTATTTCGATCCCGACGGCACCGCCCTGAAAAAGGGCGACAAGGTCATCGTGGAAACCACGCGCGGCGTGGAGTGCGGCGAGGTCGCGATGGAGAACCGCGAAATCAGTGACGAAAACATCGTTCAGCCGCTGAAAAAGCTGATCCGCGCCGCCACGAAGGACGACCTGAAAAAGCTGGCGGAAAACCACCTGCGCGAAAAAAGCGCGTTCCATATCTGCTGCAAGAAAATCGCCGACCACAAGCTGGAAATGAAGCTTGTGGATGTGGAATACACGTTCGACAACAGCAAAATCCTGTTTTATTTCACCGCGGACGGACGCGTCGACTTCCGCGAGCTGGTCAAGGACCTCGCCTCCGTTTTCCGCACCCGCATCGAGCTGCGCCAGATCGGCGTGCGGGACGAGGCCAAAATGCTGGGCGGGCTCGGCATCTGCGGGCGCCCGTTCTGCTGCGCCACGTTTCTCGGCGGGTTTCAGCCCGTTTCGATCAAAATGGCGAAGGAGCAGGGGCTTTCGCTGAACCCGGTGAAAATTTCCGGCACCTGCGGGCGGCTGATGTGCTGCCTGAAATACGAGCAGGAGGCTTACAGCGACCTGCTGCGCACCACGCCCAAGGTGAACGCCGTCGTCTCCACGCCCGAAGGGCGCGGCACCGTGATCAGCCAGAACCTGCTGACCGGGATCCTTCAGGTCCGCCTGGACAAGGCCCCGGACGCCGCCCCGCGGACGTTCCACGCAAAGGATGTCAAGGTGATCCGGGACAGCCAGATCCGCGTGAACAAAGAGGAGCTGGACCAGCTGAAATCCCTGGAAAAAGAATAA
- a CDS encoding Ferredoxin has translation MAYVISSDCIACGACAAECPVNAISDGGDKYVIDPNLCTECGACASVCPVGAPNPEK, from the coding sequence ATGGCATATGTAATCAGCAGTGACTGTATCGCCTGCGGCGCCTGCGCCGCAGAGTGTCCCGTAAACGCGATTTCCGACGGCGGGGACAAGTACGTAATCGACCCGAATCTGTGCACCGAGTGCGGCGCCTGCGCAAGCGTGTGCCCCGTAGGGGCTCCGAATCCGGAGAAATAA
- a CDS encoding tRNA1(Val) (Adenine(37)-N6)-methyltransferase, which produces MLNEHLEPLSKAVSVFVSDEYHFNTDTILLAHFSLPRRGERCADFGTGCGAIPLLWMTRARPESVCALELQPRACELARRSVLRGGFGGVITVREMDVREVPEAAKRDPLLHHLDLVACNPPYKTAGSGGASPRAFRRIARSEAECTLPDIARAGAAALRFGGRFCLCQRPERLCEVLLQLKAHGLEPKRLRFVQQRPGAAPGLFLVQARRGGRPGGLAVEPPLLIEDGCGNFSREMTEIYGEYREGCACPEN; this is translated from the coding sequence ATGCTGAACGAACACCTCGAACCGCTTTCCAAAGCCGTTTCCGTCTTTGTTTCGGACGAATATCATTTCAACACCGACACCATTCTTCTCGCGCATTTTTCCCTGCCGCGCCGCGGCGAGCGATGCGCGGATTTCGGGACCGGGTGCGGCGCGATCCCGCTGCTGTGGATGACCCGTGCCCGCCCGGAAAGCGTCTGCGCCCTCGAGCTTCAGCCGCGGGCGTGCGAGCTCGCTCGCCGCTCCGTCCTGCGGGGCGGCTTCGGCGGCGTCATCACGGTGCGGGAGATGGATGTGCGCGAGGTCCCGGAGGCTGCGAAACGCGACCCGCTGCTGCACCACCTGGATCTGGTCGCGTGCAATCCCCCGTACAAGACGGCGGGGTCGGGCGGCGCGAGCCCCCGCGCCTTCCGCCGCATCGCCCGGAGCGAAGCGGAATGCACCCTCCCGGACATCGCGCGGGCGGGAGCCGCCGCGCTCCGGTTCGGGGGCCGGTTCTGCCTGTGCCAGCGGCCGGAGCGGCTGTGCGAAGTGCTTCTGCAGCTCAAAGCGCACGGGCTGGAACCGAAGCGCCTGCGGTTCGTCCAGCAGCGGCCCGGCGCCGCGCCGGGCCTGTTCCTTGTGCAGGCGCGCCGGGGCGGCCGCCCCGGCGGCCTTGCCGTGGAGCCGCCGCTTCTGATCGAGGACGGCTGCGGGAACTTTTCCCGGGAAATGACGGAAATCTACGGAGAGTATCGGGAGGGCTGCGCATGTCCGGAAAACTGA
- the rsmI gene encoding 16S rRNA 2'-O-ribose C1402 methyltransferase (Evidence 2a : Function from experimental evidences in other organisms; PubMedId : 16014871, 19965768, 25893373; Product type e : enzyme), which yields MSGKLIVVGTPIGNLSDFSPRAAQTLSQVDFIAAEDTRVTQKLLNHLNIKKPMISYFEHNKYERGRVICDRILSGETCALVSDAGMPAISDPGELLVAQCAELGIHTLVVPGPSAAVSALAVSGLPTGRFTFEGFLSVNKKSRREHLEEVRDEPRTMIFYEAPHKLAATLRDMLEAWGDRRIALVREITKIHEEVIRTTLSGAAERFADGSARGEFVLVIEGAPRRREPEYSPESAVALAKELMAGGCSASEAAKQAARETGFKKGDLYQKICE from the coding sequence ATGTCCGGAAAACTGATCGTTGTCGGCACGCCGATCGGAAACCTGTCCGATTTTTCGCCGCGTGCCGCCCAGACCCTGTCACAGGTGGATTTTATCGCCGCCGAGGACACGAGGGTCACGCAGAAGCTGCTGAACCATCTGAACATCAAAAAGCCGATGATCAGCTATTTTGAGCACAACAAATACGAGCGCGGCCGCGTCATCTGCGACCGGATCCTGTCGGGCGAGACCTGCGCGCTCGTCTCGGACGCGGGCATGCCCGCGATTTCCGACCCGGGCGAGCTTCTGGTCGCGCAGTGCGCCGAGCTCGGCATCCATACGCTGGTGGTCCCGGGGCCGAGCGCGGCGGTCTCCGCGCTGGCGGTATCCGGCCTGCCCACCGGCCGGTTCACGTTCGAGGGGTTCCTGAGCGTGAACAAAAAGAGCCGCCGGGAGCATCTGGAGGAAGTGAGGGACGAGCCCCGCACAATGATCTTCTACGAGGCGCCGCACAAGCTCGCGGCGACGCTGCGCGACATGCTGGAAGCGTGGGGCGACCGCCGCATCGCGCTGGTGCGGGAGATCACCAAAATCCATGAAGAGGTCATCCGCACCACCCTCTCCGGGGCCGCCGAACGCTTCGCCGACGGAAGCGCCCGCGGCGAATTCGTGCTGGTGATCGAAGGCGCCCCGCGCCGCCGCGAACCGGAATATTCCCCCGAAAGCGCCGTCGCGCTGGCAAAAGAGCTGATGGCGGGCGGGTGCTCCGCCTCCGAAGCCGCGAAACAAGCCGCGCGGGAAACGGGCTTCAAAAAAGGCGACCTCTATCAAAAAATTTGCGAATAA